The Candidatus Margulisiibacteriota bacterium genome has a segment encoding these proteins:
- a CDS encoding aldolase/citrate lyase family protein: MNTLEKKMVDILKGLKENHHVIGIKAEFEAEGTRLEEALRLKDVVSKAGLDLTIKIGGCEALKDMYDARSIGVTHIVAPMIESAYALKKYLGCVKLAFPEDERKDTKFLINLETIQGYKNIDEILALKEIKSLSGIVLGRVDLTGSLGLTREDVNSDLIFNIAKDLFNKAKKLKMETVIGGGVSKETVPFINKLPKGSVNRYETRKVIFKCPEALSGSYDKGILKAVGFELMWLKNKRNFYGMIFEEDTHRIVMLEKRYKKLIKDAGGAYE; this comes from the coding sequence ATGAATACTTTGGAAAAGAAAATGGTTGATATTCTAAAGGGGTTAAAAGAAAATCATCATGTTATCGGGATTAAAGCAGAGTTTGAAGCCGAGGGAACAAGGCTTGAAGAAGCGTTGAGATTAAAAGATGTTGTTTCCAAAGCCGGGTTGGACCTCACTATAAAAATAGGTGGCTGCGAAGCGCTTAAGGATATGTATGACGCGCGTTCTATAGGTGTTACACATATTGTGGCCCCAATGATTGAATCCGCCTATGCTTTAAAAAAGTATTTAGGTTGTGTCAAGCTGGCTTTTCCTGAAGATGAAAGAAAAGATACCAAATTTTTGATTAATCTGGAAACAATCCAGGGCTACAAAAACATTGACGAAATCCTGGCCTTAAAAGAAATAAAATCCCTGTCAGGAATAGTTCTGGGAAGAGTAGACCTTACAGGTTCTCTGGGATTAACCAGAGAAGATGTAAATTCCGATTTAATATTTAATATAGCCAAAGATTTGTTCAATAAAGCTAAAAAACTGAAAATGGAAACTGTAATCGGTGGAGGAGTTTCTAAAGAAACAGTACCCTTTATTAATAAGCTACCTAAAGGTTCGGTTAATAGATATGAAACCAGAAAAGTTATCTTCAAATGTCCCGAAGCTCTTTCCGGTTCTTATGACAAAGGCATTCTGAAAGCTGTGGGTTTTGAGTTAATGTGGCTTAAAAATAAACGTAACTTTTATGGTATGATTTTTGAGGAAGATACCCATCGTATTGTAATGCTGGAAAAGCGCTACAAAAAGTTGATAAAAGACGCGGGCGGCGCTTACGAATAA
- a CDS encoding glycosyltransferase family 2 protein: MSVILSICIPTYKMAQYLDYALKSIAEQVTKEQLKQLEICISDNASPDNTTEIVKKWQKDSVVSIKYFCHQENKGMDENLLQVVKMAAGKYCWFLGSDDALMPDAIARIIREIGSADDPDIIFCNRIECDMGMNPKVNKPWLKQPKKDCLFNLAYDKSFIGYSKSVSSLGGLFSYLSSLVFKRSRWLDVKGYESYIGHHYLHIFMLFKFLEKGCKVKYVYDPLVYCRINDVYEKLFGHTKRLIHDLNAYSLLAEMTIKEKPDVLRAFNKLMYREHSYRNVWSYSACEPERKQWEEVIPYLRKFNYPEWVIYISTIRWLSKILYRV, translated from the coding sequence ATGTCTGTAATTTTATCTATTTGTATTCCCACTTATAAAATGGCTCAATATCTGGACTATGCGCTGAAAAGTATAGCCGAACAAGTCACAAAAGAGCAGTTAAAGCAACTGGAAATTTGTATTAGTGATAATGCCTCACCGGATAATACCACGGAAATTGTGAAAAAATGGCAAAAAGATAGTGTCGTGAGTATAAAATATTTTTGTCATCAGGAAAATAAAGGAATGGATGAGAATTTATTGCAGGTTGTGAAAATGGCTGCTGGAAAATATTGCTGGTTCCTGGGCAGTGATGACGCGCTAATGCCCGATGCAATTGCCAGGATTATTCGAGAGATCGGGAGTGCTGATGATCCGGATATAATTTTTTGTAATCGTATTGAATGTGATATGGGAATGAACCCAAAAGTAAACAAACCATGGTTAAAACAGCCAAAAAAGGATTGCCTGTTTAATCTAGCCTATGATAAAAGTTTTATAGGATATTCCAAATCGGTGTCTTCACTCGGTGGTCTATTCAGTTACCTCAGTTCGCTGGTTTTTAAACGTAGCAGATGGCTGGATGTAAAGGGTTATGAATCTTATATAGGGCATCATTATTTGCATATTTTTATGCTTTTTAAATTTCTGGAAAAAGGCTGCAAAGTTAAATATGTTTATGATCCGCTGGTATATTGCCGAATTAACGATGTTTATGAAAAATTATTCGGACATACAAAGCGATTAATTCATGATTTAAACGCATACAGCTTGCTGGCCGAAATGACTATAAAAGAGAAACCTGACGTGCTTCGGGCTTTTAATAAATTGATGTATAGAGAGCATTCTTATCGCAATGTCTGGTCATATAGCGCTTGCGAGCCTGAGAGAAAACAATGGGAGGAAGTGATTCCTTATTTACGTAAATTCAACTATCCGGAGTGGGTTATATATATATCTACAATACGCTGGCTGAGCAAAATTCTCTATCGGGTATAA
- a CDS encoding glycosyltransferase family 1 protein: MTKIAIDCRSLQDDSLTRGIGSYLLNILIDIKQKDRFFLLFRDKKTIPDYPVLNEYEKIIYKPTLLFWDLKNHFKKFLLKNRVNLLFFPGQYNVFTINFPYVVTVHDIMYFPLRLQEIANSTGLKKLNYILDIKWMTHKVHKQLDKARALVAVSEYTKKDIVSFLKIDPQKIQVIYNGWDKAFQGKQASGTITKQYHLTKPYVLTVAPFETRKNVLNMISAFQNCNRDKEYQFVIITKTNPPVPEDIKTMIKNDTDIILLKNLPKTALVELYQHAVCLFFATNYEGFGLPILEAMAAGIPVITSSITSMPEVGGSAALYVDPKNTDEMADALGKLLTDKSLQQKMIKAGYENIKNFSYENCARETEELLIGILPDKNHG; this comes from the coding sequence ATGACAAAGATTGCTATTGATTGCAGGTCCCTTCAGGATGACTCTTTAACACGTGGTATTGGCAGTTATCTGCTCAACATTCTAATTGATATAAAGCAAAAAGACCGTTTTTTTCTGCTCTTCAGGGACAAAAAAACCATACCTGATTATCCGGTGCTTAATGAATATGAAAAAATAATCTATAAACCTACCTTATTATTCTGGGACCTGAAAAATCATTTCAAAAAATTTCTTCTCAAAAATAGAGTTAATCTTTTATTTTTCCCCGGCCAATATAATGTTTTCACCATCAATTTCCCTTACGTAGTCACTGTCCACGATATCATGTACTTTCCTCTGCGTCTGCAGGAAATAGCGAATTCCACAGGTCTTAAAAAACTTAACTATATTCTGGATATTAAATGGATGACTCATAAGGTACATAAACAGCTAGATAAGGCTCGGGCACTTGTAGCTGTCAGTGAATACACAAAAAAAGATATCGTCAGTTTTCTGAAAATCGATCCTCAAAAAATTCAAGTAATTTATAATGGCTGGGATAAAGCTTTCCAAGGGAAACAGGCTTCGGGTACTATAACAAAACAGTATCATTTAACCAAACCCTATGTACTTACCGTAGCGCCATTTGAAACCAGAAAAAATGTTTTGAATATGATAAGCGCTTTTCAGAACTGCAACAGAGACAAAGAATATCAGTTTGTAATAATTACCAAAACCAACCCTCCGGTACCAGAGGACATCAAAACAATGATAAAAAACGACACAGATATTATACTTCTGAAAAATTTACCTAAAACTGCACTTGTCGAACTCTATCAGCATGCTGTCTGTCTGTTCTTTGCAACTAATTACGAAGGCTTTGGCTTACCCATACTTGAAGCCATGGCAGCGGGCATACCGGTTATCACCTCTTCCATCACTTCCATGCCTGAAGTTGGCGGTTCGGCAGCACTCTATGTTGACCCAAAAAACACAGATGAAATGGCAGATGCCCTTGGCAAGCTGCTTACCGACAAATCATTGCAGCAAAAAATGATAAAAGCCGGATATGAAAATATCAAAAATTTTTCTTATGAAAATTGCGCCAGGGAAACAGAGGAACTGTTAATCGGTATTTTACCAGACAAAAACCACGGTTAA
- a CDS encoding SDR family NAD(P)-dependent oxidoreductase translates to MKTLFILGGNGDIGSAIVKKFKQEKYQVIAPTRKEMDLADRKSIDKYFTKHKIKANVIIQCAGYNRPKSFEEISYEELDKTLAINTLSFYQVLQYLLKPLKVEKEGHILGISSIYGFLSRKGRTSYSMSKHALIGLVKTLALELGAYNIKVNALSPGFVATKMTVQNNTPETIKDFEEKIALGRLADTNEIAELAYFLCSSQNSYITGQNIIIDGGYSIGGFQK, encoded by the coding sequence ATGAAAACTCTCTTTATATTAGGTGGTAATGGTGATATCGGCAGCGCGATTGTTAAAAAATTTAAACAAGAAAAATATCAGGTCATAGCTCCGACCAGAAAAGAAATGGACCTTGCCGACCGCAAATCTATCGACAAATATTTTACCAAACATAAAATTAAAGCAAATGTAATAATACAATGTGCAGGCTATAACCGACCCAAATCCTTTGAGGAAATCAGTTATGAAGAACTGGATAAAACTCTGGCCATCAATACCCTGTCTTTTTATCAGGTTTTGCAATATTTATTGAAACCTTTAAAAGTCGAAAAAGAAGGACATATTCTGGGAATATCCTCTATTTACGGCTTTTTGTCACGTAAAGGCCGTACATCCTATTCAATGTCCAAGCACGCTTTAATCGGTCTTGTTAAAACATTAGCTCTGGAACTGGGTGCCTATAATATAAAGGTTAATGCACTTTCGCCGGGCTTTGTAGCAACAAAAATGACAGTTCAAAATAATACTCCTGAAACTATTAAAGACTTTGAAGAAAAAATTGCATTGGGGCGGCTAGCTGATACCAATGAGATTGCAGAGTTGGCTTATTTTTTATGCTCTTCGCAAAACAGCTATATCACCGGGCAAAATATAATTATTGATGGTGGTTACTCCATCGGAGGTTTTCAAAAATGA
- a CDS encoding 3-dehydroquinate synthase has protein sequence MSKSASFRIENKNFKVDILSSDFQVTSVPRPYKVHWDSETDAFLPVKQLLQTNNKNLLLVDNYVLGLYLKTKKVDFLKSRTYRAEATEEFKSIENVIKVVDFLQKNSFTKNEKLVVVGGGITQDVGAFVGACYKRGISWTYFPTTLLAMCDSCIGGKAGINHNNAKNQLALFSAPAEVIINPNFLKTLAVREVNSGLGEILKLCITGGRDVLDIYSKCVKKGKVVKINNFKPLIQAALSVKKVVIEHDEFELNLRRSLNYGHTLGHALEILSDYKIPHGSAINIGLLIINEIFYQEGLFNKADNEEIKKYSYALIEPSALATMKEISMQGVAVLLQKDKKTLGNKVTFIGLKKIGHVISRQFVINQELVNKLELIKRSLFNN, from the coding sequence ATGAGCAAGTCTGCTTCTTTTCGCATTGAAAATAAAAACTTTAAAGTTGATATCCTGTCCTCGGACTTTCAAGTTACATCAGTCCCCAGACCTTATAAAGTACATTGGGATTCAGAGACTGACGCTTTTCTTCCTGTAAAGCAATTACTACAAACTAACAATAAGAACTTACTGCTGGTGGACAATTACGTTCTGGGCTTGTATTTAAAAACAAAAAAAGTTGATTTTCTAAAATCCAGAACATATAGGGCAGAAGCAACGGAAGAATTCAAATCCATAGAAAATGTCATTAAAGTAGTCGATTTTCTGCAAAAAAACTCCTTCACCAAAAATGAAAAACTCGTCGTTGTGGGCGGAGGTATAACTCAGGATGTCGGTGCTTTTGTCGGGGCCTGCTATAAAAGAGGCATATCCTGGACTTATTTCCCGACAACTTTACTGGCTATGTGTGACAGCTGTATTGGCGGCAAAGCAGGAATTAACCATAATAATGCAAAAAATCAGCTGGCTCTTTTTTCAGCGCCGGCTGAAGTTATCATCAATCCTAACTTTCTGAAAACATTAGCTGTGCGGGAAGTAAATTCCGGCCTGGGTGAAATTTTAAAGCTCTGCATAACAGGTGGCAGGGATGTCCTGGATATTTACTCAAAATGCGTCAAAAAAGGCAAGGTTGTAAAGATTAATAACTTTAAACCCCTCATTCAGGCTGCATTAAGCGTAAAAAAAGTCGTTATTGAACATGATGAATTTGAACTGAATCTTCGCCGCAGCCTGAATTACGGTCATACCCTGGGACACGCGTTGGAAATCCTGTCCGATTATAAGATACCTCATGGTTCGGCAATCAATATAGGGCTGCTTATCATCAATGAAATTTTTTATCAGGAGGGGCTTTTCAATAAAGCTGATAATGAAGAAATAAAAAAATATTCCTATGCCTTAATCGAACCATCTGCTTTGGCCACAATGAAAGAAATCTCTATGCAGGGAGTAGCTGTTTTATTACAAAAAGATAAGAAAACACTGGGCAACAAAGTAACCTTCATCGGCCTTAAAAAAATCGGCCATGTTATTTCTCGGCAATTCGTGATTAATCAAGAACTGGTCAATAAACTCGAACTGATTAAACGCAGTCTATTTAACAATTAA